Proteins encoded together in one Deltaproteobacteria bacterium window:
- a CDS encoding flagellar biosynthesis protein FlgE: MFGALSTGRSGLINTGAALSVIGNNIANVGTTGFKAARVEFADLISAEAGGE, from the coding sequence ATCTTCGGCGCACTATCGACCGGTCGGAGCGGCCTCATCAACACGGGCGCTGCGCTCTCGGTGATCGGCAACAACATCGCCAACGTCGGCACGACGGGCTTCAAGGCCGCCCGTGTCGAGTTCGCGGACCTGATCTCGGCCGAGGCCGGTGGCGAG
- the flgD gene encoding flagellar hook assembly protein FlgD (acts as a scaffold for the assembly of hook proteins onto the flagellar basal body rod; Yersinia, Vibrio parahaemolyticus, Bradyrhizobium and other organisms have 2 copies of some flagellar genes; in V. parahaemolyticus one set used for lateral flagella production and the other is used for the polar flagella production) — MSVGGVSSTLLQSVTATATPGGLPKSQTVGQQQFLQLFIAQLQHQDPLSPLEPDQLTAQLAQFSQLEQLTGVNDRLDKLAGQSKDTGGAALLNLLGKRVSFDGGTLMVQGGKAPAVRYTVPEAADKVTATVRASDGTAVRVVELGAQGAGEHTFAFDGRGALGTALPDGSYRLEIAASKSGATTPTSLSLLTEATVDGVDLSSDPPSLLVGGNTVSFDQVRQVHDTSNGS; from the coding sequence ATGAGCGTCGGCGGCGTCAGCAGCACGCTCCTCCAGAGCGTCACGGCCACCGCCACGCCCGGCGGGCTGCCGAAGAGCCAGACGGTCGGCCAGCAGCAGTTCCTCCAGCTCTTCATCGCGCAGCTCCAGCACCAGGACCCACTCTCGCCGCTCGAGCCCGATCAGCTGACCGCTCAGCTCGCGCAGTTCTCCCAGCTCGAGCAGCTGACCGGAGTGAACGACCGGCTCGACAAGCTCGCCGGCCAGTCGAAGGACACGGGCGGCGCCGCGCTGCTCAACCTGCTCGGCAAGCGCGTCAGCTTCGACGGCGGCACGCTCATGGTCCAAGGCGGAAAGGCGCCGGCGGTGCGCTACACCGTGCCCGAAGCGGCCGATAAGGTGACCGCGACGGTGCGCGCGTCGGATGGCACCGCCGTGCGCGTGGTCGAGCTCGGGGCCCAGGGCGCCGGCGAGCACACGTTCGCGTTCGACGGGCGGGGCGCTCTCGGCACCGCGCTGCCCGACGGCAGCTACCGCCTCGAGATCGCGGCTTCGAAGTCGGGCGCGACCACCCCGACCTCGCTCAGCCTGCTGACCGAGGCGACGGTCGACGGCGTCGACCTGTCGTCCGACCCGCCCTCGCTGCTGGTGGGCGGCAACACGGTCTCGTTCGATCAGGTGCGACAGGTACACGACACGAGCAACGGCTCCTGA